The Microbacterium foliorum genome has a window encoding:
- a CDS encoding dihydrodipicolinate synthase family protein has product MTRYDIVTAVPTAFHRDGSLDLEGSRAIFRFVGQSGNEGAFVLGTTGEFPAVDVAEFTALVGAAVEELADKMRVIVHVGQPSTFEAVRLVEIAKGLGATEFAALTPYYLKSTEDAIFDYYRAVSDAVGDGRLYVYIYPARSGNTVSPDLLVRLSALPNVVGAKLSELSLDEIAAYRAVVPADFDLYTGADRDLIAAVQVGAQGVVSGVSSVTPKPFRALADAGRSGDAGAIAAAQAAVDDVVSLIGGDMARMKEAYRVLDVVDTHCRMAIAEPSDDERTAVAEVVAANR; this is encoded by the coding sequence GTGACCCGCTACGACATCGTGACCGCCGTTCCCACGGCGTTCCACCGCGACGGCAGCCTCGACCTGGAAGGCTCGCGTGCGATCTTCCGCTTCGTCGGGCAGTCGGGCAACGAGGGCGCGTTCGTGCTCGGCACCACGGGGGAGTTCCCCGCCGTCGACGTCGCGGAGTTCACCGCGCTCGTGGGTGCGGCCGTCGAGGAGCTCGCCGACAAGATGCGCGTGATCGTGCACGTCGGCCAGCCCAGCACCTTCGAGGCCGTGCGTCTCGTCGAGATCGCCAAGGGACTCGGCGCGACGGAGTTCGCCGCGCTCACCCCGTACTACCTGAAGTCGACCGAAGACGCGATCTTCGATTACTACCGAGCGGTGTCGGATGCCGTCGGCGACGGGCGCCTCTACGTCTACATCTACCCCGCGCGCAGCGGCAACACCGTCTCGCCCGATCTGCTCGTGCGACTCTCGGCGCTGCCGAACGTGGTGGGAGCGAAGCTCAGCGAGCTGTCGCTCGACGAGATCGCCGCGTACCGCGCCGTGGTTCCCGCCGACTTCGACCTCTACACCGGTGCCGACCGCGACCTGATCGCTGCGGTGCAGGTGGGCGCGCAGGGCGTCGTCTCGGGTGTCTCGTCGGTCACCCCGAAGCCGTTCCGCGCTCTCGCGGATGCCGGTCGCTCGGGCGATGCCGGCGCGATCGCCGCGGCCCAGGCCGCCGTCGACGACGTCGTGTCGCTGATCGGCGGGGACATGGCCCGCATGAAGGAGGCGTACCGCGTGCTCGACGTGGTCGACACGCACTGCCGCATGGCGATCGCCGAGCCGTCGGACGACGAGCGCACCGCCGTCGCCGAGGTGGTCGCCGCGAACCGGTAG
- a CDS encoding long-chain-fatty-acid--CoA ligase, with protein sequence MPANPHDSRPWLDSYAEGVPAEIDAPTQTLSEMISASVATYGRRPALEFFGAVTTYRELGDQILRAAEGLKRLGVSRGDRVALVLPNCPQHVVAFYAALRLGAVVVEHNPLYTARELRHQFEDHGAKVAIVWDKTVDTIAEFPSDLRVEHIVSVDLTEAMPAAQRMLLRLPIPKARAARAKLTATPKTRRALAWKKLVDHRPLSRKIDGPTLDDTALLQYTSGTTGIPKGAILTHANLRANAMQGRAWVPGLVDGEETFYGVLPLFHAYGMTLCLTFAMSIGAKLVLFPTFDLGLVTKAARTSPPTFLPAVPPIYDQLARAAARGTIDLSTVRFAISGAMSLPVATVQKWEEATGGLLVEGYGMTESSPVALGNPIGPSRRPGTVGVPFPSTEIRIVDPADTDIDMPAGERGELLLRGPQVFQGYWRRPGDTADVLLADGWLRTGDIAEVSVDGFVTIVDRLKELIITGGFNVSPTEVEDALEAHPDVVAAAVVGLPRASGGEEVAAAVVLRDGATLDAGALRDFCRTRLTPYKVPKRVVAVDELPRSLIGKVLRRQVRDRMLDD encoded by the coding sequence ATGCCCGCGAACCCGCATGACTCCCGGCCCTGGCTCGACTCGTATGCGGAGGGTGTGCCCGCCGAGATCGACGCACCGACGCAGACGCTGTCCGAGATGATCTCGGCGAGCGTCGCGACGTACGGTCGGCGGCCGGCCCTGGAGTTCTTCGGCGCGGTCACCACCTATCGGGAGCTCGGAGATCAGATCCTGCGCGCGGCCGAGGGGCTGAAGCGCCTGGGGGTGAGCCGAGGCGACCGTGTCGCGCTGGTGCTGCCCAACTGCCCGCAGCACGTCGTCGCGTTCTACGCCGCGCTGCGACTCGGCGCGGTGGTCGTCGAGCACAATCCGCTGTACACCGCGCGGGAGCTGCGCCACCAGTTCGAGGACCACGGCGCCAAGGTGGCGATCGTCTGGGACAAGACCGTCGACACGATCGCCGAATTCCCGTCGGACCTGCGGGTCGAGCACATCGTCAGCGTCGACCTGACCGAGGCCATGCCCGCCGCGCAGCGCATGCTGCTGAGGCTGCCGATCCCGAAGGCGCGCGCCGCCCGCGCCAAGCTCACCGCCACCCCGAAGACGCGAAGGGCGCTCGCCTGGAAGAAGCTGGTCGACCACCGACCGCTCTCCCGCAAAATCGACGGTCCCACCCTCGATGACACGGCGCTGCTGCAGTACACCAGCGGCACGACCGGCATCCCCAAGGGAGCGATCCTCACGCACGCGAACCTGCGGGCGAACGCGATGCAGGGACGCGCGTGGGTGCCGGGCCTGGTCGACGGTGAAGAGACCTTCTACGGGGTGCTGCCGCTGTTCCACGCCTACGGCATGACGCTCTGCCTGACCTTCGCCATGAGCATCGGGGCGAAGCTGGTGCTCTTCCCGACGTTCGACCTCGGGCTCGTCACGAAGGCGGCGCGCACGAGTCCGCCGACGTTCCTGCCCGCCGTGCCGCCGATCTACGACCAGCTCGCCCGTGCCGCAGCGCGCGGCACGATCGACCTGTCGACGGTGCGATTCGCGATCTCCGGGGCGATGAGCCTGCCGGTGGCGACGGTGCAGAAATGGGAGGAGGCGACCGGCGGACTCCTGGTCGAGGGCTACGGCATGACCGAGAGCTCGCCCGTCGCACTCGGCAATCCGATCGGCCCCAGCCGGCGCCCCGGCACCGTCGGGGTGCCGTTCCCCAGCACCGAGATCCGCATCGTCGATCCCGCCGACACCGACATCGACATGCCTGCGGGCGAACGCGGCGAGCTGCTGCTGCGCGGTCCCCAGGTCTTCCAGGGGTACTGGCGGCGTCCCGGCGACACCGCCGATGTGCTGCTCGCCGACGGATGGCTGCGCACCGGTGACATCGCCGAGGTCTCGGTCGACGGGTTCGTCACGATCGTCGACCGCCTCAAGGAGCTCATCATCACCGGCGGCTTCAATGTCTCGCCCACCGAGGTCGAGGATGCACTCGAGGCGCACCCCGATGTGGTCGCCGCAGCGGTGGTCGGCCTGCCCCGCGCGAGCGGGGGCGAGGAGGTGGCCGCCGCCGTGGTGCTGCGCGACGGCGCGACGCTCGATGCGGGGGCGCTGCGCGACTTCTGCCGCACCAGGCTCACCCCCTACAAGGTGCCCAAGCGCGTGGTCGCGGTCGACGAGCTGCCACGGTCGCTCATCGGCAAGGTGCTGCGTCGTCAGGTGCGCGATCGGATGCTCGACGACTGA
- a CDS encoding DUF4185 domain-containing protein, giving the protein MHSVAPTPVSTRPTARTRRRRLAAASFAAVLVLTGCAGAGGGEQAVSIDPDPDRPFVLKGVSNLTEIAQLTGPDAMNDTAAVAVAGTDLGSMVNLGDRTFFLFGDTFGERDPESIGGQGGFWRSNVAAWTTDDDPSDGIDFEGWVEDDIGLAAALVEGDHDANGADGEVTKIPTYGFTVGETMYVSYMSVRFWGEPGAWDANHAALIVSRDGGESWQPVEGVEWPGDSNFVQVATARVSEGGTDWIYFWSIPSGRFGSVQLMRVEATEDAVEDQSAYSYFAGTDGETPRWSSDMDDAETVVEGTIGELSVMWSTYLERWIMTYSDAGNAYIREGITPWGPWGEPLELVSGGDYEGLYSPYLNPRYVTEDGRRIHFTLSLWGPYNVFWFSADLDRVD; this is encoded by the coding sequence ATGCACAGTGTCGCACCGACCCCCGTCTCCACCCGCCCGACCGCCCGTACGCGCCGACGCCGTCTCGCCGCGGCATCCTTCGCGGCCGTCCTCGTCCTCACCGGATGCGCCGGTGCCGGGGGAGGGGAGCAGGCGGTGAGCATCGACCCGGATCCCGACCGTCCCTTCGTGCTGAAGGGGGTGTCGAACCTCACCGAGATCGCGCAGCTCACCGGCCCCGACGCCATGAACGACACCGCCGCGGTCGCGGTCGCCGGCACGGATCTCGGCTCGATGGTGAACCTCGGCGACCGCACGTTCTTCCTCTTCGGCGACACGTTCGGCGAGCGGGATCCCGAGTCGATCGGCGGTCAGGGCGGATTCTGGCGATCGAACGTCGCCGCATGGACCACCGACGACGACCCCTCCGACGGCATCGACTTCGAGGGCTGGGTGGAAGACGACATCGGCCTCGCCGCCGCACTCGTGGAGGGCGATCACGACGCGAACGGCGCCGACGGCGAGGTGACGAAGATCCCCACGTACGGCTTCACGGTCGGCGAGACGATGTACGTGTCGTACATGTCGGTGCGGTTCTGGGGCGAGCCGGGGGCCTGGGATGCCAACCACGCGGCGCTCATCGTCTCGCGGGACGGCGGCGAGAGCTGGCAGCCCGTCGAGGGTGTCGAGTGGCCGGGAGACTCGAACTTCGTGCAGGTGGCGACCGCGCGGGTGAGCGAGGGCGGCACCGACTGGATCTACTTCTGGTCCATCCCGTCGGGACGTTTCGGCAGCGTGCAGCTGATGCGCGTGGAAGCCACGGAGGATGCGGTCGAGGACCAGTCCGCGTACTCGTACTTCGCCGGCACGGATGGGGAGACGCCTCGGTGGAGTTCCGACATGGACGACGCTGAGACCGTCGTCGAGGGCACGATCGGCGAGCTCTCGGTGATGTGGTCGACCTATCTGGAGCGGTGGATCATGACGTATTCGGATGCCGGGAATGCCTACATCCGCGAGGGCATCACGCCCTGGGGGCCGTGGGGCGAGCCGCTGGAGCTGGTGTCCGGCGGCGACTACGAGGGGCTGTACTCGCCCTACCTGAATCCGCGGTACGTCACCGAGGACGGGCGTCGCATCCACTTCACCCTCTCGCTGTGGGGGCCGTACAACGTGTTCTGGTTCTCGGCCGATCTGGACCGCGTCGACTGA